One part of the Podarcis muralis chromosome 3, rPodMur119.hap1.1, whole genome shotgun sequence genome encodes these proteins:
- the HEBP2 gene encoding heme-binding protein 2 isoform X3, whose protein sequence is MLKTIKQALFSTGLEMPKWTALPNQAADYEIRQYEPAKWVCTSVKTVDWDSAINTGFTKLFNYIKGKNEKGVKIDMTAPVTCYVQPGAGPFCESTTTVSFYVPPQHQANPPKPSEADVFIETRPAITVFVRSFGGFANAKKNQDEILALAESLKRDGKTFQEKVYYTAGYDSPFKLLNRHNEVWLIRKS, encoded by the exons ATGCTGAAGACTATAAAACAAGCCCTCTTCTCTACTGGGCTGGAGATGCCCAAATGGACAGCCCTGCCAAACCAG GCTGCTGATTATGAAATTCGACAGTATGAACCAGCCAAATGGGTTTGCACATCTGTTAAAACTGTGGACTGGGATTCAGCTATCAATACTGGTTTTACTAAGCTCTTTAATTATATTAAGGGCAAGAATGAAAAAG GAGTAAAGATAGACATGACAGCTCCAGTGACATGCTATGTGCAGCCAGGTGCTGGCCCGTTCTGTGAGTCCACAACAACCGTCTCTTTTTACGTGCCACCTCAACACCAGGCAAATCCACCTAAGCCATCAGAGGCAGATGTCTTCATTGAAACGAGGCCAGCAATTACTGTGTTTGTCAG ATCTTTTGGAGGATTTGCCAATGCTAAAAAGAACCAGGATGAAATACTGGCACTTGCTGAAAGTCTGAAGCGGGATGGAAAAACTTTTCAAGAAAAGGTCTATTATACTGCTGGCTATGATAGCCCATTTAAATTGCTGAACAGACACAATGAAGTTTGGCTTATCAGGAAAAGCTAA
- the HEBP2 gene encoding heme-binding protein 2 isoform X2: protein MQGERGRDGRMLKTIKQALFSTGLEMPKWTALPNQAADYEIRQYEPAKWVCTSVKTVDWDSAINTGFTKLFNYIKGKNEKGVKIDMTAPVTCYVQPGAGPFCESTTTVSFYVPPQHQANPPKPSEADVFIETRPAITVFVRSFGGFANAKKNQDEILALAESLKRDGKTFQEKVYYTAGYDSPFKLLNRHNEVWLIRKS from the exons ATGCAAGgagagcgagggagagacggaag GATGCTGAAGACTATAAAACAAGCCCTCTTCTCTACTGGGCTGGAGATGCCCAAATGGACAGCCCTGCCAAACCAG GCTGCTGATTATGAAATTCGACAGTATGAACCAGCCAAATGGGTTTGCACATCTGTTAAAACTGTGGACTGGGATTCAGCTATCAATACTGGTTTTACTAAGCTCTTTAATTATATTAAGGGCAAGAATGAAAAAG GAGTAAAGATAGACATGACAGCTCCAGTGACATGCTATGTGCAGCCAGGTGCTGGCCCGTTCTGTGAGTCCACAACAACCGTCTCTTTTTACGTGCCACCTCAACACCAGGCAAATCCACCTAAGCCATCAGAGGCAGATGTCTTCATTGAAACGAGGCCAGCAATTACTGTGTTTGTCAG ATCTTTTGGAGGATTTGCCAATGCTAAAAAGAACCAGGATGAAATACTGGCACTTGCTGAAAGTCTGAAGCGGGATGGAAAAACTTTTCAAGAAAAGGTCTATTATACTGCTGGCTATGATAGCCCATTTAAATTGCTGAACAGACACAATGAAGTTTGGCTTATCAGGAAAAGCTAA
- the SMIM28 gene encoding small integral membrane protein 28, whose translation MRWLLDSSWKKFGHADRGNYDWLTSEPGVPLLETQLQSQHKTSSTKEDIEPFLCIILPATMMLFLAFLLLFLYRRCRRRSPQAQIFSIDLPESLPEHEVTDFLSVLPWSSEQSFHYSTLLPETAFLTVCLPPSYEEATMKTSMEEDHIQLFQDPVPPYEETKQQ comes from the exons ATGAGGTGGCTCCTAGACAGCAGCTGGAAGAAATTTGGACACGCTGACAGAGGAAACTATGACTGGTTAACTAGTGAGCCAGGTGTCCCATTGCTGGAAACACAGCTACAG AGTCAGCACAAAACAAGCTCAACCAAAGAAGACATTGAACCGTTCTTATGCATCATCCTGCCGGCTACCATGATGCTCTTTCTGGCATTCCTGTTGCTCTTCCTTTACAGACGCTGCCGACGTCGCAGCCCTCAGGCTCAGATCTTCAGTATTGACCTCCCAGAGTCCCTTCCAGAGCATGAGGTGACTGACTTTCTCTCAGTGCTGCCCTGGAGCAGTGAACAGAGCTTTCATTACtccactctcctccctgaaacTGCCTTTCTCACTGTATGCTTGCCTCCGTCATACGAGGAGGCTACCATGAAAACCTCAATGGAAGAGGACCACATCCAGCTCTTTCAAGATCCAGTGCCTCCTTACGAAGAGACAAAACAGCAGTAA
- the HEBP2 gene encoding heme-binding protein 2 isoform X1 produces the protein MQGERGRDGRCCRQTERMLKTIKQALFSTGLEMPKWTALPNQAADYEIRQYEPAKWVCTSVKTVDWDSAINTGFTKLFNYIKGKNEKGVKIDMTAPVTCYVQPGAGPFCESTTTVSFYVPPQHQANPPKPSEADVFIETRPAITVFVRSFGGFANAKKNQDEILALAESLKRDGKTFQEKVYYTAGYDSPFKLLNRHNEVWLIRKS, from the exons ATGCAAGgagagcgagggagagacggaagGTGCTGCCGGCAGACAGAAAG GATGCTGAAGACTATAAAACAAGCCCTCTTCTCTACTGGGCTGGAGATGCCCAAATGGACAGCCCTGCCAAACCAG GCTGCTGATTATGAAATTCGACAGTATGAACCAGCCAAATGGGTTTGCACATCTGTTAAAACTGTGGACTGGGATTCAGCTATCAATACTGGTTTTACTAAGCTCTTTAATTATATTAAGGGCAAGAATGAAAAAG GAGTAAAGATAGACATGACAGCTCCAGTGACATGCTATGTGCAGCCAGGTGCTGGCCCGTTCTGTGAGTCCACAACAACCGTCTCTTTTTACGTGCCACCTCAACACCAGGCAAATCCACCTAAGCCATCAGAGGCAGATGTCTTCATTGAAACGAGGCCAGCAATTACTGTGTTTGTCAG ATCTTTTGGAGGATTTGCCAATGCTAAAAAGAACCAGGATGAAATACTGGCACTTGCTGAAAGTCTGAAGCGGGATGGAAAAACTTTTCAAGAAAAGGTCTATTATACTGCTGGCTATGATAGCCCATTTAAATTGCTGAACAGACACAATGAAGTTTGGCTTATCAGGAAAAGCTAA